TTCGCCGCAGCTACTTCAGCAGAATCAGTGGTTGAAAGACCTTCCTTAATTTGACCCAGAAAAATCATGCCTTTTTCTTGGATAGGCAGCCAGGGAATGGGACCGATAAAGTAAGGCGTACAGCCCAAGTCCACAAAGGCATTGCGGACGCACATGCGAAAGTAAAGCCCGGTTTCAGCGGTGCCCGTAGCCTCATCGGTTTCCAACACCGCGACCTTGAAGGCATTGCCAAAAGGATGACGCCCGGTCGGTTCTAAGCCACCGTTAGCGGAAGCTAATGTGCCTCGTCCCCCTTGGACCTGCTGATACTTGCCGGAAATCCACTGGGTACCTTTCACCAGTTCCGGTTGAGCCAATTCCAAGTGAGCACAGTCAGCCTGACAAGGTACGTTGAAGCCTTCGACATAACTGCCGCTAATGGTGTTCGTCCGATCGCCCTCCGCCGGACCAAACACCACATCCACCATCCCCACAACTACACCCTGCTCCACGATGGGATTGGGAAAATTGGCAAAGGGCACATCGGCTAATCCAGGAATCTGGTCGATGACCGATTGCTGCCAGTTTTGAAAAGTTTCTAGGGGGGCGTCGATCAGTCCTGGGATGGCGCTTAACTCATACTGCTCCAGGTTGAGCTCTCCTAGGCTCAGTTCTGCTAGGACTTCGTTTTGAACGACCTCGGCAATCGTCTGCGGAACCTCAAGTTGCCCCTGGAGCAAATCGGCGATCGGTGGCACTTCTCGGACAGGCAAATCGGCTAGGTCCGGAATGGCCTGCACCAAATCCGCGATCGTCTGCCAACCGACCAGTGCCAAATCGGCGAGCCTGAGTGCTTCCCAATCCAGACCGACCAGAGCGGCAATATCGGACAGGGAAAATCGCTGCAGTTGAAAGCTGTCCTGGAAATCGCCCAGCAGCAGGTATTCATCAGCAGTCTGTCCGGCTTGCCAAAGGCGAGAGGGATCGTAGCCCAACTCGCGAATCAGATCGGTCGGGGCTTCAAACGAACCTGATGTCAAAATCGCGGGGAGCGATCGCAAGGTGATGCGCGTCCAATCAGGTTTGATGCCGAGCATCTGATCCTGAATAACCGGGACGGGCGAACCCGGCTGAGTACTGGAGTGGGCAGGCGCAAGGGGGGCAAGATGTAGGGCGATCGCGAAAACAAAGACAAGCAGCCCTATCACAGACCACCTGAGGCGTCTGCGCCTGAAGATAGAAGAGTTCATGGCCTTAACCAGAATGAAGGACTAACGGTCAGTTGAAGTCAGCGGCGGGTCATCACGAGCTCTGGCTCCCCAGTCTGCGAGTTGAGTAATCAGGTCCAGGGAAACTCCGGCCTGTTCTGCGGCCACCGGCATCTCTAGCCCTTGCTGAGTGAGGGCTAAAAAGGTTTGCAGCCGACTCCACAAATCCTGTTCGGGGCGAATCAGGTCTCTGGATGCCGCAATTGCCAAACCTCGCCGCACGTCGCCAGGACCCAACAGCGCATGAATGGGCGACGACGGCTGGATGGCAACGGTGTGGTAGTCAGGATCGCCATCACCAAATTCGATGCGAAATTCGTAGAGATGGCGATCACCATTTGTCGTTTCGGTAATGACGGTCAGCAAGGTGCCGCTAGCGCTAGGCAAGTGCCTAAAGTCCAATCCCTGAATTCGTCGCATGTGAATGACTGAGGGATTGCCTGAGACACAATCTGATGCGGCAACGGTAGGACAGAGGGGTTCATCGAAGTCCAGAGCGACCCGAGCCGGGTCATCAATCCATACCTGCACGATATGCTCATCGGTGGGCAGGAAGCTGAGATTCGTGCCATAGCCGGTCCAGAGATGGACAACTGGCGTGACACCAACGAGCCCTTGAGCCCGATCAGCAGAAATTGCCACCACAGACTGCGCCTGAGCGGATGAAATGGGCCAGCCGCTGACAGCGATCGCCCCGATAAATAGCCAGGGAAGGCAGTGTCTGTTCATAGCGTCACCGTTTGATTGATGTACACTTCGACTTCCAGTCCAGGCGGGAGATACCAGATGGTGGGCCGATTGAGAATTTCCTCTAGGGCTGCTTGATGGCGCTCCGCCATTTGCTGACTCAGTTGGTCAAAGGCCCCTTCGAGCAAACCAGCCAGAATATTGGGATCCCCGGATTCCTGGGTGATCGTGCTGCCCCCGACATTGCTGATGACTGAGGATGATTTAGGCCGATTAATTAGCTCAGCGACTCGAGACACCCCCGACATCGCCGCCATATTCAGATCCATCCGAGCAATGTCGCTGCCAGGATCGCCATACTTTTGGGCAATCAGAGGTGTCCCTTCAAGTCCTCGCAATTGAACCGCACCTGTCGGGAGTGCCACTTCGCGACCATCCTGAATGAACGAAACCACCGCCAGTTGGGCTAACCCGCTTTCATCAACCGAGTCCACTTGCACGACCAACGCAGTTTCTGCGGGGAGACCGACTACTGACTCCGGTGTCAGCAAGGGTTCTGTAAGGCGCACCACAAACTGGGGTGTTTCTACTTCGTCTATTGCCGTCGCCCAAATTAAGGGCGTCTCCAAAACCGCTGTGGTTTGAGTGCCGGTGACGAGTGCTATCGATGAGCCGGAAAGGGGGCGTTCTTGAAGGATTGCAGCTTCCTCAGCATGATTGATCTCTAACGTGGATGACGTGGTCGTGTTGCGGGCTAGTCCCCCCGAGTCAGGAGACGATAATGGCTCTGCCCGTTGAGTGGTGGAAGACTCATCCACCGCAGAGGGGGGTGTGACCCGGCGATAACTGCCGACCTGGGATAAGACCATCCACTGCTCCATAGGATCCCCTTCTGGCTCCGGAACCGTTGCAGTTGGCGGCTGAACGGCAGGTCTGACCGGAGGTGCAGGCGCGGAGCGCGGGAGCGACGGTGGGGCCGAACGCTGCCCGACTGGTTGGGGCGATCGCGATACCGATCTCGGCGGCGACGAAAATTGTGGCGTTTCCTGAATTGCCTCAGGTTCTGGTCGAGCGGTAGGCTCTTCCTCTGTTAAGGCTTCCAATTCTGCCTGCTGTTGCCCCATTGCTAAATCCGTCAGCAATTGTCCGCGATCGTCTACCGCTGATTCGTCTGCTTCCACCATCGGCTCGGCAAAATCAGCCTGCGTCTCTTCGACGGGCTGAGAATTCTCTCGATTCATAATGCCGCTGGTGAATACCGCGAGCACGCCAATCACCAAGCCCGTCCCTGCCGCCACCACGCCCAGTTTCGTGAAGGGATTAGCGGCGGGCGATCGCCCCGATTTTTGAGCAGCGCCGACGGCAGCGGACTCATCCAGGTCTTCCGGGTCTAACAGCGGTCCAGGGTCAGAGACGTGACCATTGTTAGTCGCTGGCGGAGCCGACTCCGTTTCCGAAGCCGCCGCTGCTTGGTCTGGTAGCTGCAAGCCCACCAGATCCGCCATTTCCTGTTCATTCCAGAGATAATCGGGGGTACTCATGGCAAGTCCTCGCGGTTGAGTTCACGGATGGCATAGATTTGCAGTCCCGCTTGGCGAATGCTGTAGATAGCCTGCTCCAATGGCGTTTCGCCGTCGGGAACCGCTGGGGCAGTGACCGCTTCCACAAACACCTCGCGGTTAAAGGGAATCGCCTCTCCCAGGGCATTGGTTTCATCAAACACATAAAGGTGAGCCACGACGTCCACTTTCCAGCGCCCCTCACCGACCACTACGGGCTCGGAGACATGGTTGACTACCATCACCACCTGAGTCGTGCCGCTGAAAACCCCTGGTGGCGTCAATTCGGCGACCCGCTTGAGAAAGTCCTGACGGAAGTCTTCTGAGAAGGCAAAACTGGCTTGCCAACTGGCGGTGGCCACCTGCCCTTTACCGCGATCCATCTCTACTGGTAGCCCTGGATCGGGCTGAGGCTGACTGGCCTCTTCAGCAGTGGCCGCCGGGAGGCTGCCGCTCCAGTTGAACATCAACACCAAGGTATCGTTGACAAAACGCCGAATGGTTTCTGGGGTACGGTCTTGGGCATCCATCGCCCCGACCCGGATGGCCTGACCATCCTGCATCTGCACCAGGGTGGGAGCCGCTTGGCGACTCAGGCGACTCAGCGCCCCGGCTTGAACAAACAGGAACACCAGAATCACCAGTTGGAGTCCCACGCTGCCCAAAACAAACAGGGGCAAATAGTTCGTGTTGCGTTTTTCGATTAACTGCACCATGGGAGGTTTCCTTACAAGTACTATCAGCGGCGCACTCGATAAGCGCGGCGGCGAGCGGAGTAACCGGGAGCACGAGCAATGCCGCCCATCGCGCCGGTTCCGGCAATCACACCGGCTGCACTGGTCAAGGCTCCAAACACCGTCATGCCCCCACCAGAGGCCAAGGCTAACGACAAAATGGGGGCGAGCAGCCCCAGAAAGAAGGGCGCAATCAGGGGATGGGCGTCCCCCGCATTCAGCACCGCCAGCGAGACCAGCCCGGAGAGAATGTTGAAGCTAAGTTTGGCCACCGCGAGCGAAAAGAAGCCGGTCAACCAGGCAAAGAGCGGTTTCGCTCCCACCGGCAGCAACGACCCACCGACTGCCAGAGGACCGAGCGTTGCTGTGAGCAGCATTGAGGCTTCAATCAGCCACTGAAACGCAATGTGCAACGCCATCAAAATGCCTCGCGTCACGGTCTGAAACCCTGAGCCCATCAGCGCTCCGCCAAACCGCAAACCGGAATCAAGGGGATTGTCTCCCGCTTGAGCCGCTTCCCAGGCCCGAGACAAGGCATTGGGATTGCCCGTTCTAGCGCGGTAGTCTTCAATGAATTCCCGTGCCTCAATTGCCGCCAGTTCAATACAGTTCGCCCGCTCCTCTGGATTCTGGAGTTCGTAGCACTGGTTGCGCCGCTGAATGATGGTCTGCTCCACAGAGCCTTCCAAAACAGCGGTTTGGTACGCCTCTTGCAGCTGAATATCGGCAGCGGTGTAGGCTAAAACGTCTTGGTTGACCTGGTTGATGTAGTTGCGAATATCCAGCGTGATCGCTGCCAGCCGCTCGCCATTGTTGGACAGCAAGATGATCACCAACAGCGGCCAGATGAAGTCGGCATAGGCTCGCTGGCTGTCCCCTTCCACCATCTGCCGGGTCCACTGGGTCAGGAAAAACAGTAGGGTCGCCACGGCAAAGAGGACGCCCACTCGCGCCAGGGCAAAATAAAGTCCCCCTTGCAAGACGCTATCCCACAGCTGATTCCAGCTCTCGGCCACCGCCTCCGACGCGATTTGCCCGCCTTCAATGATGTCGGCGGTATCACGCGGAACTTGAGAGATCGGGAGAGAGAACCAAAGTGACAACATAGTTAGGAAAGTCCAAATTGACGTCATGGCGAACTGACGCCTAGAACAAGCGGGCTTGACTGCTGATTTGCAGCGTATCCAGAGCACTGCCGAGATCCTGAAGGCGGCGGGCACGGGCTTCCTGATCCAGGTTTTGCGAAATATTGGCCAAGTTGAGATTGGTCAGCTGCGTATCCTGCCGCGACTGCAACAGCTCCGATTGCACCGCGCCCAATACTTCCGACTGCCGAGCATTTTGCTGGGCCATCGCCTTGATCGCATCCTGGGTGGAGACCGCCACCTGGGCTGAGTCAGCGTGCTGCTGTACTTGACCAATGGTGTTTTCCATCCAGGTGATTTTGTCGCGGGTCGCGGTTTGGCCTGACTGGCTTAACACCGCATCCACTTGGGCGCGAGTGAGCTGACGGTCAATCTCGTTGGCAGTTTCAGCGGCGGCTTGAACGGTATCGGACTGGGCCAAATCCCCGGTCAAAGTAGCGGCTAGCTCTTCGGCGATCTCAGAGCGAACGAGATTCGGATCAACCAGGCCCAGATCGCCCACAGCATTGTGGATGACCCCATCCAGCTCACCGGGGAGAGAATCCATCACACCAGTAATGGTTTGTTCGACGTAAGCTCTCACCTCCTCAAAAGCTTGGCGAAAGATGCCAAAGATGTCGTTAAACGTCGTATCGACTTGGGATGCCGCTGCTGGTTTGACCGGTGCAAGTAGCAATGTGGTGGCCAGAATCGGGATCAAGGCAAAGCGGAGTTTGGGAGTCATCGGGAACCTCCAGAGTGAAGAGAGTTAAACGGTGCGATCGGCACTTCAGGATGGGGATTGCGTTCGGCAAACCAGCGCTCAGTGATGACTGACAGTGGTTCGCCGGATTGAATAGACTGCACCAGTAGCCTGGCAAATTCAGCGAGGCCGGTAAATTCATCTGGGGCATGGCGCAGCACCAGATCTCTGGTGGCTTGCTCATCCGGGTTATTCGCGACTGCCGCCAGCTGGGCAAAGGCGGGATAGTAGCGGCAGTAGGTGTAGATGCCGTTGTTGTCCAAGAGCCACTGGCTGTAGATACCCTCCCGCTTGGGAAAGAAGCTGTCACTAGCATTGCGATTGATGATGGCGGGCGGATACTTGAGGATGCGCTCAAAGCTATCGACGGCTGTGGGTTGCACCCGGCCAATCAGGCGTGTCGTCAGATTCTGAAAGATCTTGGCGCTGGCGGGGGATTTATGGACGGTATCGGGATCTTGCGCCGAAATAATCACTCGAATCCCGGCTTTCGCACCGTTGGCGCAGAGGCGGCCAATCAACGCACCGATTTCGTCAAACTCAAACAGAATCGGGGCTTCATCAATGAAGAAGACCGAGGCGGGTGCTTCCAAAGCGCGCCGTAGGGCAGCGGCATAAGCCGAAAGCGCCAGCACCGCCGCATCTTCCTCATTCGCCAGATTACGCAGCGCAAAGACCAGTAACTGGGCATCGGTCGGGAAGCTGGACGGAGCCGAAATCGCTCGCCCGACCCGACTGGAGAGCCAGAACCGGAGCCGCAGTTCAATCATGTTCAAGGCGGCTTCGATGTTGCCGCCCACTTGCTGCAGATCAAGCTGCTCAGGGGTACAGAATGTGAGAAAGTCAGCCAGAGTGGGAATTCTGTCCCAAGCAGCAGAGCCCAAACGACCTTCCATCGCTTCCAAATAACGCCGCTGGATTGAGCGATCGCTAAAGAAAGCATTCAGCGCCAGTACCAGGATGGAGCGAATGGTCTGAGTCATCACCGACTCGCTCGCCCCCGAACCTACAATCATCGTCAGCAGCGCCGATTCAAGAAACGATTGGAAGTCTTGCAGGCGTTCTTTTTGCTCGTCGCCCGGCAGGTGTCGCAAGTCGGGCAGCTCAAACAGGTTGTTGGACTCACGAGAGATATCAAAGTAGGCACCGCCGACCAACTGGGTGTAGTCCGTGAAGGTGGAAGAACCATCGGGTTTCGGGAAGTCCAGGGCAACGACGGGAAAGCGGTAGGCCAAGGCTTGGGTCAGAATACCGGAGACCAGCACGGACTTCCCGGCACGGGTGGTCGCGAACAGTCCCAGGTTCTTGTGCTGGGTAAACAAATCCAGGTGAATCGGGCTGCCTCCTTCCTCCGCAATCAGTTCAAAGCCTTGGGTATCACAGGGCTGGGTGAGCACTAAGGGCATCAGCCCCGGCACTTCTCCCGTCAGATACAGCTGCCTGCGGTTGAAGGGACTGACCATCAAGGCATCCCAAACGATGGGCAGCGTCTGGAGCCAGACTTTCCAGGCATAATCTTGCTCTCGCTCTACCCAAGCGGGACGACGAAAGCAGCTCTGGAGATACCGACAGGCTTCATCCAGCTGCTCCAGATTCGGGCGATGAATCAGGAAAACCACAGCCGTGTGAATGGGCAGGGCACCTTCGAAAAGTTCTTCCTGGGCCTCAATGGAGCGCTTCATTTTTAGCTCTGCGGCCACATCTACGGAATTACCTTCTTCTGCCAGGGTGGCCGTCAGGTTAGACTGCTTCAGCATCCGCTGGACGGTCGTTTTCACCAAGGTTTCGTTGGCGCGGGTTAGCTGGCAGAAGATCTCGGTATCCGCCACAGTTTCCCTAGAAAGCACTTCCCAGAGGTAGCGCAGTTGAGCAAACTCGTTGGCCCAGCCCCCCGGTTTTTCCAGAAAGGTGAGGGGAGCTACATACCGACCATTGACCTTCGTCCAGGATTTGCCTGCAGTGGGGACCCCAGCGCGGGTGAGCAGGGTTGTGCTGTGGATTTCAGAATTAACTTGCTCTTGCAAGCCCTGTTGGTTCAGGATGATCAGCTGCGGAATATCGATGGGAGCACTGGTATTGAACCGTTGCCAGAGCAACGTCCACAGGTCAACTTCACCCAACGGCTTGATAGATAGCCCCATCTTGTTGGAGAGTACCTGTTCCCACAGCAGAAAGCCGTCGGTAAACGCCTTGGTAATTACCGTTTGCAGGCGTTGGTTCTTCGCGTTTTGCAGTTCTCCCGTAAACGACTTCCACAGCGTTTCCCCGCGACCGATCAGCTTTTCGATCAGGTCTTGGGCTCCTTCAGAGCCGCTTTGTACCGTGTAAGTGACATAGAGCCTGAGAAACTTCGGCTTTCGTAGCCCCTGTTGGGTGAGTTGTTGAATGCGGGCGCGATCGCTGGTGAGCAGAAACTTCAGGGCACTGCTGGGGGCCAGATCGGTGAGTTGAGCGAGATCTTGCTGGCGATCAGAATCAGACGAAAACGATCCCAGATGGATGGTCAGCCGTTCACCCCCAGGCAGGTCTTTCAACCCCGATTCCAGTTGGCTAAAAATAGTCTCAACCTGTGCATCGGTCAGCGTGTTGTGGATGCCTTTGCAGTCAAAGCAAAAGACGAAGCACAAGTGCTCTCGGTTCTGCCCCTTCGTCAGGACGTAAGCGCCCACCCGTCGCCCCCGCAGTTCAACCCGCAGCATGGCAGCGAGATTGAGGGCATCTTCAAAAGGGGTCAGGGTGCCGACGAATTGGCCGCCGAGTTTGAGGCGGTGTTTGCCGATTTTCTGTTTCATCGTGGATAAACCTTAGATATCGGGCATAGCCGCGACTCCAGGTGGGAGTCGGCACAAATTTGGCGGTGAACTTCCAGCTTTGGCCCCCCGTGAGAATCCACCAGGTAGACATGCCCCAAGCCGCGAGGAAGCCGATTGCCATCCAGCTGAGGTTGAACCCGCGACCCACCAGGTAGGACACACCGGTGATGCAAAACCAGGGAATGATTTGGTCGGCAGGGATGGGGCCTAAGCGCGGTTGGGCTCCCAAAATGGTGTTAACCGGGCGAAATGGAGATGCCATAAGCAGCTCAGGCGAGGCTGGAAGAACAGTGGAAGCTGCACCCTCAATCTGATGCGCAACTAGCCAGTAATCAGGGTTGTCAGGATATCGCCAGCGGTGACAGCAATGATGATAATGAGCGGTGTGCGGGCGATCGTTTGCCAATCCTCATCTTGGCGAGCCCCGTTAATCACTCGTACCAGCGAGATGCCCACGTAGAGCAAAAAGAGACCGCGCAAAACGTTGAAGACCAGCGGAATCGCGTCTCCCGTTGCGGCTCCAAAGTTAGTTTGCATCCAAGTTTCGGCCCCGCCAAAGAATTGTGCTTGGGCCGGAAAAGCCAATACGGTCAGAAGTGACAGCAAACTCAGACCAATGGCCAGAATCGTTTGGCGGCGGGCGGTCCAACCTCTGGAAGCTTTCGCGGAGGGACCTTTGTCGCTGGTCGCTTCTTGATGCCAAATCAGGCCCAAGCCGCTACCGGCCATCACGAGCAAGAGCAAAGCTGAACCGTGAAGCACAAAATTAGCGCTCATAAATCCCACCATGATCGCAGCCAGTAGCGAGCATGGCAATTGATAAAAAGAATGGGTGATTTGGGCTACAAAATCGAATCGATAAACCAGATTTTCTGCGCGTACTTTTGAGTGCTGACTGATCATTTCAGTCTCCTTGAATCAGGTCAGCCTGTCTTGACTCGCGAACCTTAAAAGATGCCTTGAGCAATTCAATTTCCGGGAAGATTTGATCACTATAGCAATGATTTTCAGGAACCGGGATCAAACATCCTGAAAACTCAAAGGGCATCTATCCATAGCTAAAGGCTAGCTGGGATCTTCAAATGGTGGGCGGCTTCTGTAACGATGCGTGATTTTAATCAAGCTTTTGAGGACTTAAGCAGGAATACTGAGAAGCCTCTTTTGACTGATACATTTTCCAATAGAGAGACAGATTAACTTGATATGTATTGCTCTCTATTTAGATGATTAGCAATGTCGTGATTAGTCAATATTGACCCAGCCGCTTAACAGAAATTTCCTTCAATCGCCAAAAGAATTAAATTTTGGATGATCTCTTTTTCGAATTCGAATTTCTGACTCAAAGATGCGCTTAAAAGTGAACATCAATGGGCAATTATTGTTGAGCACACAAAAGTTAAAGCGTTTTGACGTCAATACGTCTTGACGCTTTGACGCTAAATGGCTTTAATGGCGGCAGGTTCCCTTGTTCGGTAAAGACGCCCAGCCTGTTAGAAAGTTCTGGGTTTGGTTATTGGGAGCGATCGCCTATGAAGACTTTGAGCTGCTTGTCGCTCTCAGGAGGACAAGGGAAAACGTCGATCTCGCTATTACTAGGCCGACTGTTGGCCCAGCAAGGGCAGCGGGTGTTGATGGTGGATGCCGACCCCCAGGCGAATCTGACGTTTTATTTGGGCCATGACGTGCAGCCAGATGCCCCGACGTTGCTGGAAGTGTTGCGGCGTCAGGTGGAGACAGCGGCGGGCATTTATCCCCTGGCTTCCGAAAACCTGTATCTGTTGCCTGCCGACGAGGGGTTGCATCAGGCCCAGGAGTATTTGGCCACCAGCGGCATGGGAGCGTTGGCGCTGCGCTACAGCTTGGAAGCCGTGGGGGAGCTGTTTGACGTTTGCCTGATTGATTCACCGCCTCAGCGCACTCAGATTTGTCTATCGGTCGTCGGCGCGTCGGACTGGGTCTTGATTCCAGCGGAGGCTTCGACCAAGGGGGTGAATTCGCTGTTGCGGAGTCTGGATCTGTTGGAGGAGATGCGGCGCATCCGCGCGTTTACGGGGCAGGTGCTGGGAGTGTTGCCGTTTCGTGATAAGTGGTTTGGCCGATCACAGGCGACGGATAGTCGGGAGGCGATCGCAGCGATGCGACAGGTGGCAGGCGAGATTCGAGTGCTGCCGTCGATTTTGGAGAGTGAGCGCTACAAGCAAGCGATTCGGCAGGGGCGGTTATTGGCAGAGCTGGGGTATGGGGAGTTGGAATTGCCGCTGCAGCAGGTGATTGAGATCTTGGAACAGGTGTAGGCCATGAATGAAGATGCCCTGGAAAGACTGATGCAACGGCAGCGCCCGGTAGTGCCGCCACGATCTGACGGTCTGGAGGAAACGTCCCGTGTGAAGTCTCGTCAACCGGCTGCAGATGCAGCCGTGACATCAAGATACAGTGACTCTGATGAGTCTGCAGGTGTTGACGTCAGCATGTCTATGAGTCAGGGTGAAGGGGCTGATCTGCCCCAGTTGGTGCGTACGACCACGCGGTTGGAAGAGGAGATTGATAAGGCGCTAAGGCATCTCTGCATGGATGAGAAGATCACCAAGGAGGTGTGGTTTGAAGCGGCGTATCAGTATCTAGCGGAGCATCCCAAGGCGATGAAGGTGGTGAATGGGATGGCGAAGGAGCGGTATCAACGGCGGAAGCGGGCAGCGGATTTAAGGAAGTTGGAGACGATGCAGAAGCGGTTAAAGGGATCGTGAGCTACCATCCAAGAAAATAGTTTAAAGAGTGATCTTTCTATATAACCGCAATGCCTCTTCCTGAATCTTTTGCTGCTGGAGCCTTTGCGGCAGGAATCGCAACGAATCTTGCAAGCGATATCCTTACCCATCATGCTGCCTCGCTCGACAATTCGGTCATTGGCAAAGCCTTGAAATGGGCAGGTTTTGCTCAACCTAATTTTCAAGAAAGGCTACGGGATGCCCTGGAAAAAGCTTTGAAACTTTATTTTAGTGAGTATTCACAGAGACAGGCCTTGGGGGTCGATGAGTTTTTTCAAAATTCTGTAGTGGTCGAACAGATTGGGGGGGCAATCTTGAATCGGGCTCCTTTAGATAGGGCAGCACTGCAAGATGCCTGGAAAGCATATCTGAGCGCGAACCCAGTTTTGTCACTTTTGAATCAGCAGCAGAACTTTACCGCTGTAGAAATTATTGACGATTTTTTGGGTTGTTATCGGCGAGTTTTGAGAGAGCAGCAGAGCATACCAGAACTAGCCATTACTTATGACCTTCTGGAGCAAAGAGAAGAGTTCATAAGAGAACTGGAGGCTAGTGAGGAGAGACTAAAAAATTATGTTTCTGAGCTTCTGAAGTACAGATCTTTAATTCAGGAAAAAGACACTTCATTTTATGGTCGAGAAATTGAAGAGAAAATCAAGGAGATTATTAATGAATATGCTCATCAACCGTTTGCAGGGCGTTCTAATGAACAACTAGATATTGATCGATTTCTCGAAATAAATAATAAAGGAGTTTTATTGGTAACTGCACCAGCAGGATTCGGGAAATCTGCACTCTTAATAAATTGGCAGCAAAGATATCGAGAAGATTCCTACATTGTCTTTCACTGCTTCCGGTCTAATTCCGATATCGTAAGTTCGCTTCAAAATGGTTACCGACATCTTTTAAGGCAACTCCTCCATTACCACAAGCAGAGATATCGAGAGTTTCCCAAGGATGAAAGTGAGATGCGAGATCTACTTTGCGATCTTATTCAATCCGGCGCTTCTACAGGAGACCGTTTAATTATTATGATTGACGGTTTAGATGAAGCCGATAAAGTTCTGGAACCCTTTTGGGGATCATCACTACCTGACGGAGTCTACATCATTGCATCAGCTAGAGCCGATAAAAAAGATGAACCAGACTATTTAAAGAATTGGATTATAAATGCAAAAAGAATGGCGCTGGAACGTTTGCCAATCGAGGCAATTGCAGACTGGTTAAAAAGAGTTAATGAATTAGCTCCTTATGCAACAGACAACTCTTTTATCGAGACATTAGACAGAATTACTGTGGGCTTCCCTTTATATTTGAAATACCTGATAGATGATTTAAGGTTAGCGGTCATACAGAAACAAGACATCAAGCCTTTAGTGGCAAAAACTCATAAAGGATTCTCAGTTTATGTAAAAGATCAATTTAAACTTTTAGCTAAGCTTGACGAAGTTCAACAACGAGCGGAAACCCAAGAATTATTTGTATTATTGACAGTAGCCCGAGGTCCACTCTCTGAGGATGATATTCAAGTAATCACAAGTTTGACTTCTTGGAATTTGGAAGCGCTTCCTTGGCAAATCACTCGTTGGTTCAGCATCCGTTCTGGCTTTTATAGTTTTGCCCATCCACTTTTAGCTCAAGAATTTGCGAGTGTTTTAGGCCAACAAGGCCGGAAATCGGAGCAGAGACTACTTGAATACTGTGCCAATTGGTTAAATCATTACAGCAATTATGCTT
This portion of the Halomicronema hongdechloris C2206 genome encodes:
- a CDS encoding M23 family metallopeptidase, with amino-acid sequence MLGIKPDWTRITLRSLPAILTSGSFEAPTDLIRELGYDPSRLWQAGQTADEYLLLGDFQDSFQLQRFSLSDIAALVGLDWEALRLADLALVGWQTIADLVQAIPDLADLPVREVPPIADLLQGQLEVPQTIAEVVQNEVLAELSLGELNLEQYELSAIPGLIDAPLETFQNWQQSVIDQIPGLADVPFANFPNPIVEQGVVVGMVDVVFGPAEGDRTNTISGSYVEGFNVPCQADCAHLELAQPELVKGTQWISGKYQQVQGGRGTLASANGGLEPTGRHPFGNAFKVAVLETDEATGTAETGLYFRMCVRNAFVDLGCTPYFIGPIPWLPIQEKGMIFLGQIKEGLSTTDSAEVAAAKGIDPQTGEPSPTPTPVARTSSSPGIATGGFINPAPGYPITSSFGYRTHPIHGDRRLHAGTDLGTPNGTIIRAADGGQVTFAGISGSLTSGYGRLVIIDHGNGSETYYAHLQGFFVRQGDIIAQGDPVGRANSSGGSTGPHLHFEIRQNGQPQNPMNYLS
- a CDS encoding ParA family protein codes for the protein MKTLSCLSLSGGQGKTSISLLLGRLLAQQGQRVLMVDADPQANLTFYLGHDVQPDAPTLLEVLRRQVETAAGIYPLASENLYLLPADEGLHQAQEYLATSGMGALALRYSLEAVGELFDVCLIDSPPQRTQICLSVVGASDWVLIPAEASTKGVNSLLRSLDLLEEMRRIRAFTGQVLGVLPFRDKWFGRSQATDSREAIAAMRQVAGEIRVLPSILESERYKQAIRQGRLLAELGYGELELPLQQVIEILEQV
- a CDS encoding TrbI/VirB10 family protein, with amino-acid sequence MSTPDYLWNEQEMADLVGLQLPDQAAAASETESAPPATNNGHVSDPGPLLDPEDLDESAAVGAAQKSGRSPAANPFTKLGVVAAGTGLVIGVLAVFTSGIMNRENSQPVEETQADFAEPMVEADESAVDDRGQLLTDLAMGQQQAELEALTEEEPTARPEPEAIQETPQFSSPPRSVSRSPQPVGQRSAPPSLPRSAPAPPVRPAVQPPTATVPEPEGDPMEQWMVLSQVGSYRRVTPPSAVDESSTTQRAEPLSSPDSGGLARNTTTSSTLEINHAEEAAILQERPLSGSSIALVTGTQTTAVLETPLIWATAIDEVETPQFVVRLTEPLLTPESVVGLPAETALVVQVDSVDESGLAQLAVVSFIQDGREVALPTGAVQLRGLEGTPLIAQKYGDPGSDIARMDLNMAAMSGVSRVAELINRPKSSSVISNVGGSTITQESGDPNILAGLLEGAFDQLSQQMAERHQAALEEILNRPTIWYLPPGLEVEVYINQTVTL